The following coding sequences are from one Candidatus Nitronereus thalassa window:
- a CDS encoding PAS domain S-box protein: MELKNQQNQTRVTSKSTPPTVSSQSRLSGLFQQPVVLFTLCTIMTLVIASIDWLTELGISIGLFYAVVVFIAGRLPDPRAPLIAAGVGTTLVLVGLFLSPFAGEWWKAVVNRGFSILTIWITAKWIGQQAHEKQTLESIVDGSPIGKLVVDQQGNIALVNTQIEELLGYSRDELIGRPVETVLPEPMRALFSFDKKERADSLRTKPLGTGRNVYAWNKHGEEVPIDIRMTPINTPSGKMVLASIVDMSERIKLETILAARVRQEAAIADFGQRALIERNIDALMKGLVTLITETLQVEYCMILELQPNKQTFFLRAGMGWNEGLVGHARVAVDARTQAGFTLASTGPVIVNDLRTDSRFDGPTLLHDHGVKSGISCIIPGMRERPFGVLGVHSTRSLVFSDDEVNFLQTISTILANAIQRNQAEQTIQASRKKYESLIEHLPDVVYSALSDQTATTTFISQRVKEWTGLDPSAFYDNPENWSSTIHPDDRERTLQTFRSAIANRAEFICEYRILHEDSKRIRHVKDHGMPIINEKNELIRYDGIMRDITEQKEVEQELKRLTTNLEADVEERTLEVRRSHENLRRLAAELTVTEHRERRRLATELHDYLAQLLVVSRIKLGQATTLKPSPEVVELLKSSDQMLDESLMYTRSLIAELSPQVLYQFGLPKAVRWLGEQMKKYGLTVEIHDTVESVDFDDDVAILLYQTVRELLINVAKHAEIKHATVSLSKGPGDHLNITVEDHGKGFKLNTIDNLKKFGLLSIRERLEALQGCFDLDSQPGKGTRATLIVPLHKNQSKPLIPSDIRTPVQKNHLPSSEIVRILLVDDMAMVREGLRSLLQNYTNLKVVAEAENGQEAIELARAVQLDVIVMDINMPKVNGIDATRHILNEAPHLKVIGLSINEDKEQRDLMLQAGAMEHLKKDCPAEELYQAICQACQKK, encoded by the coding sequence ATGGAACTTAAGAACCAACAGAATCAAACCCGTGTAACTTCTAAGAGCACACCGCCTACAGTTTCATCTCAATCTCGCTTATCTGGTCTTTTTCAACAGCCGGTTGTGCTCTTCACCCTCTGCACCATCATGACCCTGGTGATTGCCTCTATTGATTGGTTGACTGAACTCGGCATCTCCATTGGGTTGTTTTACGCCGTTGTCGTATTTATAGCGGGCCGATTGCCGGATCCTCGAGCGCCACTGATTGCCGCAGGAGTAGGTACGACTTTGGTACTCGTTGGGCTATTCCTTTCGCCTTTTGCCGGAGAATGGTGGAAGGCTGTGGTTAATCGCGGATTTAGTATTTTAACGATTTGGATCACAGCCAAGTGGATTGGCCAACAAGCCCATGAGAAGCAAACTTTAGAATCCATCGTAGATGGAAGTCCAATCGGAAAACTCGTAGTCGATCAACAAGGAAACATCGCCCTGGTGAATACGCAAATTGAAGAACTGCTCGGATATAGTCGGGATGAATTGATTGGGCGACCAGTTGAAACGGTTCTGCCTGAGCCAATGAGAGCGTTATTTTCTTTTGACAAAAAAGAACGCGCTGATTCACTTCGCACCAAACCATTGGGGACCGGACGAAATGTCTACGCCTGGAATAAACATGGCGAGGAAGTACCAATCGACATCAGAATGACGCCCATTAACACCCCGAGTGGGAAAATGGTCCTTGCCTCCATTGTTGATATGTCTGAAAGGATAAAGCTCGAGACAATCTTGGCCGCACGCGTTCGCCAAGAGGCAGCAATCGCTGATTTCGGTCAGCGAGCCCTCATAGAGCGTAATATTGATGCCCTTATGAAGGGCCTGGTAACGCTCATTACTGAGACGCTTCAGGTGGAGTATTGTATGATTCTTGAATTGCAACCAAACAAGCAAACATTTTTTCTGCGAGCAGGAATGGGCTGGAATGAAGGTCTGGTTGGTCATGCCAGAGTGGCGGTGGATGCACGGACTCAAGCTGGATTTACATTAGCGAGTACAGGTCCAGTGATAGTCAATGATTTACGCACCGACAGCCGCTTTGACGGTCCAACTTTATTGCACGATCACGGGGTAAAGAGTGGGATTAGCTGCATCATTCCAGGAATGAGGGAACGCCCGTTTGGGGTCCTCGGGGTACATTCGACGCGATCGCTCGTGTTCTCTGACGATGAGGTCAATTTTTTACAAACCATAAGCACTATTCTCGCAAATGCAATTCAACGAAATCAGGCAGAACAAACGATCCAAGCAAGTCGCAAAAAATACGAAAGTTTGATTGAGCATCTTCCCGACGTGGTGTACTCGGCCTTATCGGATCAGACAGCCACTACGACATTCATCTCTCAGAGAGTAAAAGAATGGACAGGCCTCGACCCATCAGCGTTCTATGACAATCCTGAAAACTGGTCGAGTACGATCCACCCTGATGATCGCGAACGGACCTTGCAGACTTTTCGGTCGGCCATTGCGAATCGGGCAGAGTTTATATGTGAATATCGAATCCTGCATGAGGATTCTAAGCGCATTCGCCATGTGAAAGACCATGGGATGCCAATCATCAATGAGAAGAACGAACTCATTCGTTACGACGGCATCATGCGAGATATTACCGAGCAAAAAGAAGTCGAACAGGAATTGAAGCGGCTTACAACCAACCTCGAAGCGGACGTGGAAGAGCGAACACTGGAGGTGCGCCGATCCCACGAGAACCTACGAAGACTGGCGGCAGAATTGACGGTGACCGAACATCGTGAACGCCGCCGTCTTGCCACAGAACTGCACGACTATCTGGCCCAATTACTAGTCGTGTCCCGCATAAAGCTTGGACAGGCGACGACCTTGAAACCAAGCCCGGAAGTCGTGGAATTGCTTAAGAGTTCGGACCAGATGCTTGATGAATCGTTAATGTATACGCGGTCGCTCATCGCCGAGCTCAGTCCTCAAGTGCTGTATCAATTCGGACTGCCAAAAGCAGTGAGATGGCTAGGCGAACAAATGAAAAAATATGGCCTCACGGTTGAAATTCATGACACGGTGGAGTCTGTAGATTTTGACGATGATGTCGCCATTCTTTTGTATCAAACTGTGCGGGAATTGTTAATAAACGTGGCGAAGCATGCTGAGATCAAACATGCTACTGTGTCACTATCGAAAGGCCCCGGAGACCACCTAAACATCACCGTAGAGGATCACGGCAAGGGGTTTAAACTGAACACCATAGACAATTTGAAGAAATTCGGATTACTTAGCATTCGGGAACGGCTCGAGGCACTCCAGGGGTGTTTCGATCTTGACTCGCAACCGGGAAAAGGGACACGCGCCACTCTCATCGTGCCCTTGCACAAAAACCAATCAAAACCACTCATCCCTTCAGACATCAGAACTCCGGTCCAGAAGAATCACCTTCCTTCATCAGAAATCGTGAGAATTCTGTTGGTTGATGATATGGCCATGGTCCGAGAAGGTCTACGGAGTCTTCTACAGAATTATACCAACCTAAAAGTGGTGGCCGAAGCAGAAAATGGGCAAGAAGCCATTGAATTGGCTCGCGCCGTTCAACTTGATGTAATCGTCATGGACATTAATATGCCCAAGGTCAATGGCATCGATGCGACGCGGCACATTCTCAACGAAGCTCCTCACCTCAAAGTAATTGGGCTATCCATCAATGAAGATAAAGAGCAACGCGACCTCATGTTACAGGCAGGAGCCATGGAGCATCTAAAAAAAGACTGTCCTGCGGAAGAACTCTATCAGGCGATATGTCAAGCCTGCCAAAAAAAATAA
- a CDS encoding response regulator transcription factor produces MTTKYTRVLIVDDHVLVLQGLQQLLDAECDVVGTSTNGRDFLRKAQELQPDIVLLDKQMPDGDGFAFARELKAQQPLVKIVFVTMHEDPTIITEAFQLGAMGYVLKQSVGSELVRAIQEVSRSRYYMSPQISEEVRETILAKTEGIPLEELSGRLTQKQRRVLGLIAEGYTAKEIGSTLKISASTVAFHKSNIMQALGVKTAAELTKYAVTHGITSLNS; encoded by the coding sequence ATGACCACGAAATATACGCGGGTACTCATCGTCGATGATCATGTCCTGGTATTACAAGGACTACAACAGCTTCTTGACGCAGAATGTGATGTTGTGGGTACGTCCACAAATGGACGGGACTTCCTACGGAAAGCTCAGGAACTGCAACCGGATATTGTGTTGCTAGATAAGCAAATGCCTGATGGAGACGGATTTGCATTCGCTCGTGAATTGAAGGCTCAACAGCCATTGGTCAAAATTGTTTTCGTCACGATGCACGAAGACCCAACGATTATTACAGAAGCCTTTCAGTTGGGTGCGATGGGTTATGTGCTGAAACAATCCGTGGGAAGTGAACTTGTTCGCGCCATACAAGAAGTGTCGAGGAGCCGTTACTATATGTCTCCACAGATTTCCGAAGAAGTCAGAGAAACCATTCTTGCGAAAACCGAAGGCATACCACTTGAGGAACTCAGCGGCCGATTGACTCAAAAACAGAGGAGGGTTCTTGGACTCATTGCTGAGGGGTACACGGCAAAGGAAATTGGGTCCACCCTAAAGATTTCGGCTAGTACTGTGGCCTTTCATAAAAGCAATATCATGCAGGCCTTAGGTGTGAAGACAGCGGCCGAGCTCACGAAGTATGCCGTCACTCATGGAATCACCTCTTTGAATTCTTAG
- a CDS encoding MauE/DoxX family redox-associated membrane protein: MSDNPSHKKREKNRGGELKDYWSLFSLILITAAAGTAITWNVQGGWLQWMHYFMGFFLCCFAMLKIFNLSAFADGFQMYDLIAKHSRAYAYIYPFIELGLGLSFLSFLAPAVTYSVTIIVMIIGTLGVVSALRKDLDINCPCMGSVLDVPLSTVTLTEDVGMGVMAVVMLTLTPGIM, encoded by the coding sequence ATGTCTGACAATCCCTCTCACAAGAAACGAGAGAAAAATCGGGGAGGAGAACTCAAAGATTACTGGTCTCTTTTCTCCCTTATCTTGATCACTGCGGCCGCCGGTACTGCAATTACCTGGAACGTGCAGGGCGGCTGGTTGCAGTGGATGCATTACTTTATGGGATTCTTTTTGTGCTGTTTCGCCATGTTGAAAATCTTCAACCTTTCAGCATTTGCTGATGGATTTCAAATGTATGATTTAATTGCCAAGCACAGTCGAGCCTATGCGTATATCTATCCATTCATCGAACTGGGGTTAGGATTAAGCTTTCTCTCGTTTCTTGCGCCTGCCGTGACCTATAGTGTCACAATCATTGTCATGATCATCGGTACACTGGGTGTGGTGTCCGCGTTACGAAAAGATCTGGATATCAATTGTCCGTGCATGGGCTCTGTCCTTGACGTGCCATTATCGACCGTCACCTTGACAGAAGATGTTGGCATGGGAGTTATGGCAGTTGTGATGCTCACCCTGACTCCGGGTATAATGTGA
- a CDS encoding NirD/YgiW/YdeI family stress tolerance protein, with translation MRQSFKNMWILLILILAVPCAASAENLRNKPDRSWVSVSGVVASAKDHSFMLDYGKGQIIVEMDDWDWYGEGKSLLDGDKVTVYGRIDDDLFETASIEASSVYVENLNTFFYANDADEEDLAFGIYPTPIVVSWLDLTGTVTEVDGREFTLDTGKRKIQIDTINMPYNPMDDQGFQKIRKGDRVKAFGHMDYDLFEKKELMADSVITLAKDKKKKSSS, from the coding sequence ATGCGCCAATCATTTAAGAATATGTGGATATTGCTGATTTTAATTCTCGCGGTGCCGTGTGCGGCAAGCGCGGAAAATCTTAGAAACAAACCAGATCGGAGCTGGGTCAGTGTGAGTGGAGTGGTAGCATCCGCGAAAGATCACAGTTTCATGCTCGACTATGGCAAGGGACAGATCATTGTTGAGATGGATGACTGGGACTGGTATGGCGAAGGCAAGTCTTTGCTCGATGGCGACAAAGTGACCGTCTATGGCCGGATAGATGATGATCTGTTTGAAACCGCCTCCATTGAGGCGAGCAGTGTGTATGTTGAAAATCTGAACACATTTTTCTACGCCAATGATGCGGATGAGGAGGATTTGGCCTTTGGAATTTACCCCACACCTATTGTGGTGTCGTGGCTTGACCTAACAGGAACGGTGACTGAAGTGGATGGCCGAGAGTTTACCTTGGATACGGGGAAGCGGAAGATTCAGATTGACACGATCAATATGCCGTACAATCCCATGGACGACCAGGGGTTTCAGAAAATCCGCAAAGGTGACCGTGTGAAGGCTTTTGGCCACATGGACTATGACCTTTTCGAAAAAAAAGAACTGATGGCCGATTCTGTCATAACTCTTGCCAAGGATAAAAAAAAGAAGTCGAGCTCATGA
- a CDS encoding BON domain-containing protein, whose translation MKCPQTYQQKAMPLTLFSLLFLGVFAITGTNVIFANSQDDTITDKDITIATESRFIVDKSVPVNAIDVSTKNGIVTLTGKVNTILAKDRATRITENIRGVRAIVNRMKVVPLVQKDDPAIVLDVEAALAKDPATDSYEVTVASHNGTVTLHGVVDSWQEKQLSAQVAKSVKGVKEISNQLKIRPAAIRRDSEIKAEIMRMLQADVFLDDQLIGVMIRNGHVTLTGVVGSLAEKNSAFTDAWVSGVISVNTEPLKVEWWAKDRMRREPGDVIRSNEGIKQAIELALSYDPRINQNSIEVDVKNGIVTLRGILRNAQSKSAAQMDAENTVGVFLVKNLIKVRPPEQLSDSELESQVRQALANNALVDRYDINVTGRHGQIFLDGYMDSVFEISQAVKTAEKVSGVVEVINQLIYTPHHQHKSDEALWQELRQAFWWDPHLYDQDIRVSIEDGHVTLTGTVPTVHASKKAIQISKDTGAKKVTSRLRIQHAPDFFPA comes from the coding sequence ATGAAATGTCCCCAAACCTATCAACAGAAGGCCATGCCACTCACATTGTTTAGCCTCTTGTTCCTGGGAGTATTCGCAATCACTGGGACAAACGTCATATTTGCAAATTCTCAAGACGACACCATCACCGATAAAGACATCACGATTGCGACCGAGTCCCGTTTTATTGTCGATAAGAGCGTTCCAGTTAATGCCATTGATGTTTCCACGAAAAATGGCATCGTCACGCTTACTGGCAAAGTCAACACGATTCTGGCAAAAGACCGGGCCACTCGAATTACGGAGAATATTCGTGGCGTACGAGCTATCGTCAATCGCATGAAAGTCGTCCCTCTTGTTCAAAAAGACGATCCGGCAATAGTACTAGATGTGGAAGCGGCATTGGCCAAAGATCCAGCGACGGATTCCTATGAGGTAACTGTCGCTAGTCATAATGGCACTGTCACTCTTCATGGGGTAGTTGATTCATGGCAGGAAAAACAACTCAGTGCGCAAGTTGCCAAATCAGTCAAAGGGGTCAAGGAAATTTCCAATCAACTGAAGATCAGGCCGGCAGCAATTCGCCGCGATTCAGAGATCAAAGCGGAAATTATGCGAATGCTTCAGGCGGACGTATTTCTCGATGATCAACTCATTGGTGTCATGATTCGGAATGGGCATGTGACACTGACTGGTGTCGTGGGAAGTTTGGCCGAAAAAAATAGCGCATTTACCGATGCGTGGGTGAGCGGTGTCATTTCAGTTAATACCGAACCACTGAAGGTCGAGTGGTGGGCCAAAGATAGAATGCGTCGGGAACCAGGTGATGTAATTCGTTCAAACGAAGGCATTAAACAGGCCATTGAGTTAGCATTATCGTATGATCCCCGCATCAATCAAAACAGCATAGAAGTTGATGTTAAAAATGGCATTGTCACCTTGCGAGGGATCCTGCGGAACGCCCAAAGCAAAAGCGCAGCCCAAATGGATGCAGAAAACACCGTCGGTGTGTTTTTAGTGAAAAACTTGATTAAAGTACGCCCTCCTGAGCAGCTATCCGATTCGGAACTGGAATCTCAGGTTCGCCAGGCTCTGGCCAACAATGCATTGGTCGATCGCTACGACATTAACGTGACGGGACGTCATGGCCAAATATTTCTTGACGGCTATATGGATTCCGTTTTTGAAATCTCGCAAGCCGTCAAGACAGCCGAGAAAGTTTCCGGTGTTGTGGAAGTCATCAATCAATTAATCTACACCCCTCACCATCAGCACAAGAGTGATGAGGCTTTATGGCAAGAACTTAGGCAGGCTTTTTGGTGGGACCCTCATCTTTATGATCAAGATATTCGGGTTTCCATTGAGGATGGACATGTAACATTGACCGGTACCGTACCCACGGTCCATGCCTCAAAAAAAGCCATTCAAATTTCCAAAGATACCGGAGCGAAAAAAGTAACAAGTCGGTTACGTATCCAACATGCGCCAGACTTTTTTCCGGCCTAA
- a CDS encoding BON domain-containing protein encodes MRTFYPPYHQHEPILAWGRKNKYRLSRLLPIFLAAWVCIICQASVVSGNQSSDIADQDIMFAIEERLSKDEGVAAHHIDVIVKNGIVMATGTVDNLLAKERITQLASTFKGVRAVVNRIQVAPRRSSTDSEIKDHVEQALLDNPATELLDLHVSVQDGIVTLQGTVQSWQEQQLSLTVAKGVQGVRDTIERVQLATIPNRSDRALTHEIAQRLRYDVWIPHDSINVHVRNGKATLSGVVHSVEEKNRAGRLAWVFGITSVNTDGLQVNWEKQDPMQKSGLTQVPDDDIRQAIDQALTYDPRLSSSNIEIEVNHGTITLTGIVSNLAAKAVAEHNAKNTVGVYRVMNFLKVRPSPPATDASIENQVKAAMQRDPFLNQEALDVSVHEGRVYLEGKVPTTFRKSRAEFLASRVKGVVEVINRVHHPFRWLWKSDWEIKRDIRNALQWDSHLAPASIQVHVENGQVTLRGTVQNKEQSQLAKHIALEMGARSVRNKLETPPLH; translated from the coding sequence ATGCGAACGTTTTACCCTCCCTATCACCAACACGAACCTATTCTAGCTTGGGGCAGAAAGAACAAATATCGCCTCTCTCGGCTGCTACCGATTTTTCTCGCTGCATGGGTCTGCATCATTTGTCAGGCCAGTGTCGTGAGTGGCAATCAGTCTTCTGACATTGCCGATCAGGATATCATGTTTGCGATCGAGGAACGATTGTCGAAAGATGAGGGAGTAGCAGCCCATCACATTGATGTCATCGTTAAAAATGGTATCGTGATGGCAACAGGAACGGTTGACAACCTACTTGCAAAAGAACGTATCACCCAACTCGCTTCAACCTTCAAGGGTGTCCGTGCAGTCGTCAATCGAATACAGGTAGCTCCGAGGCGCTCAAGCACAGACTCGGAAATCAAGGATCACGTTGAGCAGGCACTGCTAGATAACCCTGCCACAGAATTGCTCGATCTTCATGTATCCGTGCAAGACGGAATTGTCACACTTCAAGGAACCGTCCAGTCATGGCAGGAACAGCAACTGTCACTTACGGTGGCCAAAGGGGTTCAAGGAGTTCGGGATACCATAGAACGTGTCCAACTTGCCACAATACCAAACCGGTCAGATCGGGCTCTCACCCATGAAATTGCTCAGCGATTGAGATATGACGTGTGGATTCCGCATGATTCGATCAATGTCCACGTTCGCAATGGAAAAGCAACCCTTTCGGGTGTGGTCCACAGTGTAGAAGAAAAAAATCGTGCTGGGAGGTTGGCTTGGGTTTTTGGTATTACCTCTGTCAATACGGATGGACTGCAAGTCAATTGGGAGAAGCAAGATCCTATGCAGAAATCCGGTCTGACTCAGGTCCCTGACGATGATATTCGTCAAGCCATTGACCAGGCATTGACTTACGACCCTCGGTTGTCATCCTCAAACATTGAAATAGAGGTCAACCATGGCACGATTACCTTGACTGGGATCGTCTCAAACCTTGCCGCCAAGGCCGTTGCCGAACACAATGCCAAGAATACGGTCGGCGTGTATCGGGTGATGAATTTTTTGAAGGTACGCCCTTCACCGCCAGCGACTGATGCTTCCATTGAAAATCAAGTCAAGGCGGCAATGCAGCGTGATCCTTTTTTAAATCAAGAAGCTCTCGACGTGTCTGTCCATGAAGGGCGAGTCTACCTTGAAGGGAAAGTCCCGACGACCTTTCGGAAATCCCGAGCAGAATTCTTAGCCTCTCGCGTGAAAGGTGTGGTCGAGGTGATAAATCGGGTTCATCATCCGTTTCGATGGTTATGGAAATCGGATTGGGAGATTAAACGAGACATCCGCAATGCCTTACAGTGGGATTCTCACCTCGCCCCTGCCAGCATCCAGGTACATGTTGAAAACGGTCAAGTGACATTGCGAGGTACCGTGCAGAATAAGGAGCAATCCCAATTGGCCAAACACATAGCCTTAGAAATGGGCGCTCGTTCTGTAAGAAATAAATTAGAAACGCCGCCTTTACATTGA
- a CDS encoding DUF5069 domain-containing protein: MDATKLDTITKDLTKDFPRSPREKLGDYVIAGRTLDKCRAVLLGKEGEYKFNCPLDREFFDFSKINANQFKECVASGATDHEVAAWIHEHATDRPRVEIVKWNNRLRGMRISELPDDAQEFLEDYIENYIPKGRQFYSWFDVYDLEEQRL; this comes from the coding sequence ATGGATGCCACCAAACTCGATACTATCACAAAGGATTTAACAAAAGACTTTCCGAGAAGCCCAAGGGAAAAATTGGGTGATTATGTCATTGCAGGACGAACTTTAGACAAATGCCGAGCCGTGTTACTTGGCAAAGAAGGTGAATATAAATTTAACTGTCCTTTGGATAGGGAATTTTTCGACTTTAGTAAAATCAATGCCAACCAATTTAAAGAATGTGTAGCTTCAGGCGCCACGGACCATGAAGTGGCCGCATGGATCCATGAACATGCCACCGATCGTCCCAGAGTGGAAATCGTAAAATGGAACAATCGGTTGCGCGGCATGCGCATTTCTGAATTACCAGACGATGCCCAGGAGTTCCTGGAAGATTATATTGAAAACTACATTCCAAAGGGACGTCAATTTTACAGTTGGTTCGATGTTTATGATTTGGAAGAACAGCGGTTGTAA
- a CDS encoding DUF1269 domain-containing protein codes for MRNLVVVSFLSETKAHEVRQKLVELEKKYLVSLEDAVVVVRNKEGKIAVNQQYNLVASGAIEGTFFGTLWGLLLGLLFFNPLVGLAAGSVTGAALGGTAGWLSDIGIDDDFIKQLGQTIQPSSSALFLLIKDITPDKVVEELQSLDLEGKVLHTSLSIDDEAKLKELLQAKSDALREVKA; via the coding sequence ATGAGGAATTTAGTCGTTGTCAGTTTTTTAAGTGAAACCAAAGCACATGAGGTTCGCCAGAAATTGGTTGAATTGGAAAAAAAGTATCTCGTGAGCCTTGAGGATGCGGTCGTAGTCGTTCGAAATAAGGAAGGCAAAATAGCAGTCAATCAGCAGTATAACCTGGTCGCGAGCGGAGCAATTGAAGGGACCTTTTTTGGAACACTGTGGGGATTGCTCTTAGGGTTGCTCTTTTTTAATCCCTTGGTCGGCCTTGCCGCGGGAAGCGTGACGGGTGCCGCCCTTGGTGGAACGGCAGGGTGGTTGTCCGATATTGGAATTGATGATGATTTTATCAAACAATTGGGTCAAACGATCCAACCAAGCTCGTCGGCCTTGTTTTTGTTGATTAAGGATATTACGCCTGACAAAGTCGTTGAGGAGTTGCAGAGCCTTGATCTTGAGGGCAAGGTTTTACATACCTCTTTGTCGATTGACGACGAAGCCAAATTAAAGGAATTACTTCAAGCGAAATCGGATGCCCTGCGAGAGGTGAAGGCCTAA
- a CDS encoding BON domain-containing protein, producing MTHEFKAMKKPRTQIKFHPTLRILLIALAVVMCQVPVNNALAERMEQLDDNKITKAVEKAFSVDPSVPGHLIDVTTKKGVVALSGKAPHLRGKMRATSVAETIRGVQAVVNTVTIKNLGLSDEHIRQNVEEVLSHDPATEKYDLEVQVQNKTATLSGSVNSWAAGNLAEKIASGARGVHEVVNNIEVSYEGKRSDGQIADEIQKRLQTDVWINADGLDVSVRDGRVWLSGVVGSASEKRRARNNAYVMGVKSVDDSQLFVKWWAKGNMRRTKTFDMLSDDTIKEHVQLALAYDPRVFWFSIDIAVEDGVVTLQGTVDNLNAKHSAQETARHTRGVLWVNNYLKVRLPEYPDDEEIKRRIETLIAIDPDLEPFTIDPLVHDGKVTLRGTVGSYYERRLAEHLAARVKGVLEVKNNLVIPDSWEWTPDAVIQQDIEDELWWSPFVDSDDITVTVEHGIATLRGTVNSWFEYEAALENAKEGGARLVESQLTVRKYLDFDWPPPKPNP from the coding sequence ATGACCCATGAATTCAAAGCAATGAAAAAACCGAGGACACAAATAAAATTTCATCCTACATTACGGATTCTACTGATCGCACTTGCTGTCGTGATGTGTCAAGTCCCAGTCAATAATGCGCTCGCCGAGAGAATGGAGCAGTTGGATGATAATAAAATCACCAAAGCGGTAGAAAAGGCGTTTTCAGTTGATCCGAGTGTCCCAGGTCATCTCATTGACGTTACGACCAAAAAGGGGGTTGTCGCTCTGAGCGGGAAAGCCCCTCATTTACGAGGAAAAATGCGAGCGACCTCCGTGGCTGAAACCATCCGTGGTGTTCAAGCGGTGGTCAATACCGTGACGATAAAAAATCTTGGCTTGTCTGATGAGCACATTCGTCAAAATGTTGAAGAGGTTCTCTCTCACGATCCTGCAACTGAAAAATACGATCTCGAAGTTCAGGTTCAAAACAAGACAGCAACCCTGTCTGGATCCGTCAATTCATGGGCGGCAGGAAACCTGGCAGAAAAGATTGCCTCGGGAGCTCGAGGTGTCCATGAGGTTGTCAATAACATCGAGGTTTCCTACGAGGGGAAGCGGAGCGACGGACAAATCGCGGATGAGATTCAAAAACGATTACAGACGGATGTGTGGATCAATGCGGATGGTCTTGATGTGTCAGTTCGTGACGGACGTGTGTGGTTATCTGGTGTGGTGGGCAGCGCTTCAGAAAAACGCCGAGCTCGGAATAACGCATACGTGATGGGTGTGAAGAGCGTCGATGATAGCCAACTGTTTGTCAAATGGTGGGCCAAAGGTAACATGCGTCGGACAAAAACCTTTGATATGTTGTCAGACGACACCATTAAAGAACATGTCCAGCTTGCCTTGGCTTATGATCCTCGGGTGTTTTGGTTTTCGATTGACATCGCAGTTGAAGATGGAGTTGTCACATTACAGGGGACGGTTGATAACCTCAACGCAAAACACTCCGCACAAGAAACAGCCAGGCATACTAGGGGAGTCTTATGGGTAAACAACTATTTAAAAGTCAGGCTCCCAGAATATCCCGATGATGAAGAAATCAAAAGGAGAATTGAGACGTTGATTGCCATCGATCCGGATCTTGAGCCTTTTACGATTGATCCTTTGGTGCATGATGGCAAAGTTACTTTGAGGGGAACCGTGGGCTCGTATTATGAACGACGATTAGCGGAGCATCTGGCGGCTCGCGTGAAAGGCGTTTTGGAGGTGAAAAACAATCTAGTAATCCCGGATTCCTGGGAATGGACACCAGATGCCGTGATTCAACAAGACATCGAAGATGAATTGTGGTGGAGTCCCTTCGTTGACAGCGATGATATCACCGTGACTGTTGAACACGGCATTGCGACGTTAAGAGGGACGGTGAATAGTTGGTTTGAGTATGAGGCCGCCCTAGAGAATGCGAAAGAGGGAGGAGCGAGATTGGTCGAAAGTCAATTGACTGTTAGAAAATACTTGGATTTTGACTGGCCGCCGCCCAAGCCCAATCCATAA